The Amblyomma americanum isolate KBUSLIRL-KWMA chromosome 6, ASM5285725v1, whole genome shotgun sequence genome has a window encoding:
- the LOC144094326 gene encoding uncharacterized protein LOC144094326 isoform X9 encodes MLNLGYERKVIHGRRRLMRDDRGPPPVKRKRQESPSDESEASDAVQQTPPHNVVCIGHHSVSLPFSHGVSQVSLKTDAASSRLDASFEETTMAADQQNSSLSWEETEMKVIYKKMDPQNKIQDCLLFQVEKKDNSTQWELEEPVQDHTYADTKDSSNTPLTIRSIHFQYLTPQDVHFYTGIPFDAFNKLILLLRANGTKVGGILSLEQQLLLTLMRLRLGLLCGDLARRFGISIATVSTIFSSMMSTLAKVMEDIVVWLPQ; translated from the exons ATGCTGAATCTCGGCTACGAGCGAAAG GTCATCCACGGCCGCAGACGCCTGATGCGCGATGACCGTGGTCCACCACCTGTCAAACGAAAG AGACAAGAAAGCCCAAGTGACGAGTCCGAAGCATCTGATGCAGTTCAGCAGACGCCACCGCAcaat GTTGTTTGTATCGGACATCACTCGGTCAGCCTGCCTTTCAGCCACGGAGTGAGT CaggtctcattgaaaactgatgCTGCTTCGTCTCGCCTGGACGCTAGCTTTGAAGAAACAACT ATGGCCGCTGACCAACAGAACAGCAGTTTGTCATGGGAAGAAACAGAAATGAAGGTAATTTATAAGAAAATGGATCCTCAAAACAAGATACAAGATTGTTTATTATTTCAGGTGGAGAAGAAAGACAACTCTACACAGTGGGAATTGGAGGAACCAGTCCAAGACCACACATATGCAGACACAAAAGACAGTTCAAACACTCCTCTTACAATTAGAAGCATTCATTTTCAGTACTTAACGCCACAAGACGTACACTTCTACACTGGCATCCCGTTTGATGCTTTTAATAAGCTCATTCTTTTACTGAGGGCCAATGGCACAAAAGTAGGGGGAATATTGAGTTTAGAACAACAGCTGTTGCTCACACTTATGAGACTAAGACTTGGGCTCCTCTGTGGGGACCTTGCAAGAAGATTCGGCATTTCAATTGCGACAGTGTCAACAATATTCTCAAGTATGATGTCCACCTTGGCTAAAGTAATGGAAGACATAGTGGTGTGGCTGCCTCAGTAA
- the LOC144094326 gene encoding uncharacterized protein LOC144094326 isoform X8, protein MLNLGYERKVIHGRRRLMRDDRGPPPVKRKRQESPSDESEASDAVQQTPPHNVVCIGHHSVSLPFSHGVISNVQDAFATSNKLDVSLKTDAASSRLDASFEETTMAADQQNSSLSWEETEMKVIYKKMDPQNKIQDCLLFQVEKKDNSTQWELEEPVQDHTYADTKDSSNTPLTIRSIHFQYLTPQDVHFYTGIPFDAFNKLILLLRANGTKVGGILSLEQQLLLTLMRLRLGLLCGDLARRFGISIATVSTIFSSMMSTLAKVMEDIVVWLPQ, encoded by the exons ATGCTGAATCTCGGCTACGAGCGAAAG GTCATCCACGGCCGCAGACGCCTGATGCGCGATGACCGTGGTCCACCACCTGTCAAACGAAAG AGACAAGAAAGCCCAAGTGACGAGTCCGAAGCATCTGATGCAGTTCAGCAGACGCCACCGCAcaat GTTGTTTGTATCGGACATCACTCGGTCAGCCTGCCTTTCAGCCACGGA GTTATCAGCAATGTTCAAGATGCCTTTGCAACCAGCAACAAACTAGAT gtctcattgaaaactgatgCTGCTTCGTCTCGCCTGGACGCTAGCTTTGAAGAAACAACT ATGGCCGCTGACCAACAGAACAGCAGTTTGTCATGGGAAGAAACAGAAATGAAGGTAATTTATAAGAAAATGGATCCTCAAAACAAGATACAAGATTGTTTATTATTTCAGGTGGAGAAGAAAGACAACTCTACACAGTGGGAATTGGAGGAACCAGTCCAAGACCACACATATGCAGACACAAAAGACAGTTCAAACACTCCTCTTACAATTAGAAGCATTCATTTTCAGTACTTAACGCCACAAGACGTACACTTCTACACTGGCATCCCGTTTGATGCTTTTAATAAGCTCATTCTTTTACTGAGGGCCAATGGCACAAAAGTAGGGGGAATATTGAGTTTAGAACAACAGCTGTTGCTCACACTTATGAGACTAAGACTTGGGCTCCTCTGTGGGGACCTTGCAAGAAGATTCGGCATTTCAATTGCGACAGTGTCAACAATATTCTCAAGTATGATGTCCACCTTGGCTAAAGTAATGGAAGACATAGTGGTGTGGCTGCCTCAGTAA
- the LOC144094326 gene encoding uncharacterized protein LOC144094326 isoform X1 — translation MLNLGYERKVIHGRRRLMRDDRGPPPVKRKRQESPSDESEASDAVQQTPPHNVVCIGHHSVSLPFSHGVSVTMHALIIPLLLKLNCSHLLHFLLQVISNVQDAFATSNKLDQVSLKTDAASSRLDASFEETTMAADQQNSSLSWEETEMKVIYKKMDPQNKIQDCLLFQVEKKDNSTQWELEEPVQDHTYADTKDSSNTPLTIRSIHFQYLTPQDVHFYTGIPFDAFNKLILLLRANGTKVGGILSLEQQLLLTLMRLRLGLLCGDLARRFGISIATVSTIFSSMMSTLAKVMEDIVVWLPQ, via the exons ATGCTGAATCTCGGCTACGAGCGAAAG GTCATCCACGGCCGCAGACGCCTGATGCGCGATGACCGTGGTCCACCACCTGTCAAACGAAAG AGACAAGAAAGCCCAAGTGACGAGTCCGAAGCATCTGATGCAGTTCAGCAGACGCCACCGCAcaat GTTGTTTGTATCGGACATCACTCGGTCAGCCTGCCTTTCAGCCACGGAGTGAGTGTAACTATGCATGCTCTCATCATTCCTTTGTTGCTGAAGCTAAATTGCAGCCATCTGTTGCACTTTCTTTTACAGGTTATCAGCAATGTTCAAGATGCCTTTGCAACCAGCAACAAACTAGAT CaggtctcattgaaaactgatgCTGCTTCGTCTCGCCTGGACGCTAGCTTTGAAGAAACAACT ATGGCCGCTGACCAACAGAACAGCAGTTTGTCATGGGAAGAAACAGAAATGAAGGTAATTTATAAGAAAATGGATCCTCAAAACAAGATACAAGATTGTTTATTATTTCAGGTGGAGAAGAAAGACAACTCTACACAGTGGGAATTGGAGGAACCAGTCCAAGACCACACATATGCAGACACAAAAGACAGTTCAAACACTCCTCTTACAATTAGAAGCATTCATTTTCAGTACTTAACGCCACAAGACGTACACTTCTACACTGGCATCCCGTTTGATGCTTTTAATAAGCTCATTCTTTTACTGAGGGCCAATGGCACAAAAGTAGGGGGAATATTGAGTTTAGAACAACAGCTGTTGCTCACACTTATGAGACTAAGACTTGGGCTCCTCTGTGGGGACCTTGCAAGAAGATTCGGCATTTCAATTGCGACAGTGTCAACAATATTCTCAAGTATGATGTCCACCTTGGCTAAAGTAATGGAAGACATAGTGGTGTGGCTGCCTCAGTAA
- the LOC144094326 gene encoding uncharacterized protein LOC144094326 isoform X5, translating into MLNLGYERKVIHGRRRLMRDDRGPPPVKRKRQESPSDESEASDAVQQTPPHNVVCIGHHSVSLPFSHGVSVISNVQDAFATSNKLDQVSLKTDAASSRLDASFEETTMAADQQNSSLSWEETEMKVIYKKMDPQNKIQDCLLFQVEKKDNSTQWELEEPVQDHTYADTKDSSNTPLTIRSIHFQYLTPQDVHFYTGIPFDAFNKLILLLRANGTKVGGILSLEQQLLLTLMRLRLGLLCGDLARRFGISIATVSTIFSSMMSTLAKVMEDIVVWLPQ; encoded by the exons ATGCTGAATCTCGGCTACGAGCGAAAG GTCATCCACGGCCGCAGACGCCTGATGCGCGATGACCGTGGTCCACCACCTGTCAAACGAAAG AGACAAGAAAGCCCAAGTGACGAGTCCGAAGCATCTGATGCAGTTCAGCAGACGCCACCGCAcaat GTTGTTTGTATCGGACATCACTCGGTCAGCCTGCCTTTCAGCCACGGAGTGAGT GTTATCAGCAATGTTCAAGATGCCTTTGCAACCAGCAACAAACTAGAT CaggtctcattgaaaactgatgCTGCTTCGTCTCGCCTGGACGCTAGCTTTGAAGAAACAACT ATGGCCGCTGACCAACAGAACAGCAGTTTGTCATGGGAAGAAACAGAAATGAAGGTAATTTATAAGAAAATGGATCCTCAAAACAAGATACAAGATTGTTTATTATTTCAGGTGGAGAAGAAAGACAACTCTACACAGTGGGAATTGGAGGAACCAGTCCAAGACCACACATATGCAGACACAAAAGACAGTTCAAACACTCCTCTTACAATTAGAAGCATTCATTTTCAGTACTTAACGCCACAAGACGTACACTTCTACACTGGCATCCCGTTTGATGCTTTTAATAAGCTCATTCTTTTACTGAGGGCCAATGGCACAAAAGTAGGGGGAATATTGAGTTTAGAACAACAGCTGTTGCTCACACTTATGAGACTAAGACTTGGGCTCCTCTGTGGGGACCTTGCAAGAAGATTCGGCATTTCAATTGCGACAGTGTCAACAATATTCTCAAGTATGATGTCCACCTTGGCTAAAGTAATGGAAGACATAGTGGTGTGGCTGCCTCAGTAA
- the LOC144094326 gene encoding uncharacterized protein LOC144094326 isoform X3 — translation MLNLGYERKVIHGRRRLMRDDRGPPPVKRKRQESPSDESEASDAVQQTPPHNVVCIGHHSVSLPFSHGVSVTMHALIIPLLLKLNCSHLLHFLLQVISNVQDAFATSNKLDQVSLKTDAASSRLDASFEETTMAADQQNSSLSWEETEMKVEKKDNSTQWELEEPVQDHTYADTKDSSNTPLTIRSIHFQYLTPQDVHFYTGIPFDAFNKLILLLRANGTKVGGILSLEQQLLLTLMRLRLGLLCGDLARRFGISIATVSTIFSSMMSTLAKVMEDIVVWLPQ, via the exons ATGCTGAATCTCGGCTACGAGCGAAAG GTCATCCACGGCCGCAGACGCCTGATGCGCGATGACCGTGGTCCACCACCTGTCAAACGAAAG AGACAAGAAAGCCCAAGTGACGAGTCCGAAGCATCTGATGCAGTTCAGCAGACGCCACCGCAcaat GTTGTTTGTATCGGACATCACTCGGTCAGCCTGCCTTTCAGCCACGGAGTGAGTGTAACTATGCATGCTCTCATCATTCCTTTGTTGCTGAAGCTAAATTGCAGCCATCTGTTGCACTTTCTTTTACAGGTTATCAGCAATGTTCAAGATGCCTTTGCAACCAGCAACAAACTAGAT CaggtctcattgaaaactgatgCTGCTTCGTCTCGCCTGGACGCTAGCTTTGAAGAAACAACT ATGGCCGCTGACCAACAGAACAGCAGTTTGTCATGGGAAGAAACAGAAATGAAG GTGGAGAAGAAAGACAACTCTACACAGTGGGAATTGGAGGAACCAGTCCAAGACCACACATATGCAGACACAAAAGACAGTTCAAACACTCCTCTTACAATTAGAAGCATTCATTTTCAGTACTTAACGCCACAAGACGTACACTTCTACACTGGCATCCCGTTTGATGCTTTTAATAAGCTCATTCTTTTACTGAGGGCCAATGGCACAAAAGTAGGGGGAATATTGAGTTTAGAACAACAGCTGTTGCTCACACTTATGAGACTAAGACTTGGGCTCCTCTGTGGGGACCTTGCAAGAAGATTCGGCATTTCAATTGCGACAGTGTCAACAATATTCTCAAGTATGATGTCCACCTTGGCTAAAGTAATGGAAGACATAGTGGTGTGGCTGCCTCAGTAA
- the LOC144094326 gene encoding uncharacterized protein LOC144094326 isoform X7 — MLNLGYERKVIHGRRRLMRDDRGPPPVKRKRQESPSDESEASDAVQQTPPHNVVCIGHHSVSLPFSHGVISNVQDAFATSNKLDQVSLKTDAASSRLDASFEETTMAADQQNSSLSWEETEMKVIYKKMDPQNKIQDCLLFQVEKKDNSTQWELEEPVQDHTYADTKDSSNTPLTIRSIHFQYLTPQDVHFYTGIPFDAFNKLILLLRANGTKVGGILSLEQQLLLTLMRLRLGLLCGDLARRFGISIATVSTIFSSMMSTLAKVMEDIVVWLPQ; from the exons ATGCTGAATCTCGGCTACGAGCGAAAG GTCATCCACGGCCGCAGACGCCTGATGCGCGATGACCGTGGTCCACCACCTGTCAAACGAAAG AGACAAGAAAGCCCAAGTGACGAGTCCGAAGCATCTGATGCAGTTCAGCAGACGCCACCGCAcaat GTTGTTTGTATCGGACATCACTCGGTCAGCCTGCCTTTCAGCCACGGA GTTATCAGCAATGTTCAAGATGCCTTTGCAACCAGCAACAAACTAGAT CaggtctcattgaaaactgatgCTGCTTCGTCTCGCCTGGACGCTAGCTTTGAAGAAACAACT ATGGCCGCTGACCAACAGAACAGCAGTTTGTCATGGGAAGAAACAGAAATGAAGGTAATTTATAAGAAAATGGATCCTCAAAACAAGATACAAGATTGTTTATTATTTCAGGTGGAGAAGAAAGACAACTCTACACAGTGGGAATTGGAGGAACCAGTCCAAGACCACACATATGCAGACACAAAAGACAGTTCAAACACTCCTCTTACAATTAGAAGCATTCATTTTCAGTACTTAACGCCACAAGACGTACACTTCTACACTGGCATCCCGTTTGATGCTTTTAATAAGCTCATTCTTTTACTGAGGGCCAATGGCACAAAAGTAGGGGGAATATTGAGTTTAGAACAACAGCTGTTGCTCACACTTATGAGACTAAGACTTGGGCTCCTCTGTGGGGACCTTGCAAGAAGATTCGGCATTTCAATTGCGACAGTGTCAACAATATTCTCAAGTATGATGTCCACCTTGGCTAAAGTAATGGAAGACATAGTGGTGTGGCTGCCTCAGTAA
- the LOC144094326 gene encoding uncharacterized protein LOC144094326 isoform X6 — protein MLNLGYERKVIHGRRRLMRDDRGPPPVKRKRQESPSDESEASDAVQQTPPHNVVCIGHHSVSLPFSHGVSVISNVQDAFATSNKLDVSLKTDAASSRLDASFEETTMAADQQNSSLSWEETEMKVIYKKMDPQNKIQDCLLFQVEKKDNSTQWELEEPVQDHTYADTKDSSNTPLTIRSIHFQYLTPQDVHFYTGIPFDAFNKLILLLRANGTKVGGILSLEQQLLLTLMRLRLGLLCGDLARRFGISIATVSTIFSSMMSTLAKVMEDIVVWLPQ, from the exons ATGCTGAATCTCGGCTACGAGCGAAAG GTCATCCACGGCCGCAGACGCCTGATGCGCGATGACCGTGGTCCACCACCTGTCAAACGAAAG AGACAAGAAAGCCCAAGTGACGAGTCCGAAGCATCTGATGCAGTTCAGCAGACGCCACCGCAcaat GTTGTTTGTATCGGACATCACTCGGTCAGCCTGCCTTTCAGCCACGGAGTGAGT GTTATCAGCAATGTTCAAGATGCCTTTGCAACCAGCAACAAACTAGAT gtctcattgaaaactgatgCTGCTTCGTCTCGCCTGGACGCTAGCTTTGAAGAAACAACT ATGGCCGCTGACCAACAGAACAGCAGTTTGTCATGGGAAGAAACAGAAATGAAGGTAATTTATAAGAAAATGGATCCTCAAAACAAGATACAAGATTGTTTATTATTTCAGGTGGAGAAGAAAGACAACTCTACACAGTGGGAATTGGAGGAACCAGTCCAAGACCACACATATGCAGACACAAAAGACAGTTCAAACACTCCTCTTACAATTAGAAGCATTCATTTTCAGTACTTAACGCCACAAGACGTACACTTCTACACTGGCATCCCGTTTGATGCTTTTAATAAGCTCATTCTTTTACTGAGGGCCAATGGCACAAAAGTAGGGGGAATATTGAGTTTAGAACAACAGCTGTTGCTCACACTTATGAGACTAAGACTTGGGCTCCTCTGTGGGGACCTTGCAAGAAGATTCGGCATTTCAATTGCGACAGTGTCAACAATATTCTCAAGTATGATGTCCACCTTGGCTAAAGTAATGGAAGACATAGTGGTGTGGCTGCCTCAGTAA
- the LOC144094326 gene encoding uncharacterized protein LOC144094326 isoform X4 — protein sequence MLNLGYERKVIHGRRRLMRDDRGPPPVKRKRQESPSDESEASDAVQQTPPHNVVCIGHHSVSLPFSHGVSVTMHALIIPLLLKLNCSHLLHFLLQVISNVQDAFATSNKLDVSLKTDAASSRLDASFEETTMAADQQNSSLSWEETEMKVEKKDNSTQWELEEPVQDHTYADTKDSSNTPLTIRSIHFQYLTPQDVHFYTGIPFDAFNKLILLLRANGTKVGGILSLEQQLLLTLMRLRLGLLCGDLARRFGISIATVSTIFSSMMSTLAKVMEDIVVWLPQ from the exons ATGCTGAATCTCGGCTACGAGCGAAAG GTCATCCACGGCCGCAGACGCCTGATGCGCGATGACCGTGGTCCACCACCTGTCAAACGAAAG AGACAAGAAAGCCCAAGTGACGAGTCCGAAGCATCTGATGCAGTTCAGCAGACGCCACCGCAcaat GTTGTTTGTATCGGACATCACTCGGTCAGCCTGCCTTTCAGCCACGGAGTGAGTGTAACTATGCATGCTCTCATCATTCCTTTGTTGCTGAAGCTAAATTGCAGCCATCTGTTGCACTTTCTTTTACAGGTTATCAGCAATGTTCAAGATGCCTTTGCAACCAGCAACAAACTAGAT gtctcattgaaaactgatgCTGCTTCGTCTCGCCTGGACGCTAGCTTTGAAGAAACAACT ATGGCCGCTGACCAACAGAACAGCAGTTTGTCATGGGAAGAAACAGAAATGAAG GTGGAGAAGAAAGACAACTCTACACAGTGGGAATTGGAGGAACCAGTCCAAGACCACACATATGCAGACACAAAAGACAGTTCAAACACTCCTCTTACAATTAGAAGCATTCATTTTCAGTACTTAACGCCACAAGACGTACACTTCTACACTGGCATCCCGTTTGATGCTTTTAATAAGCTCATTCTTTTACTGAGGGCCAATGGCACAAAAGTAGGGGGAATATTGAGTTTAGAACAACAGCTGTTGCTCACACTTATGAGACTAAGACTTGGGCTCCTCTGTGGGGACCTTGCAAGAAGATTCGGCATTTCAATTGCGACAGTGTCAACAATATTCTCAAGTATGATGTCCACCTTGGCTAAAGTAATGGAAGACATAGTGGTGTGGCTGCCTCAGTAA
- the LOC144094326 gene encoding uncharacterized protein LOC144094326 isoform X10: MLNLGYERKVIHGRRRLMRDDRGPPPVKRKRQESPSDESEASDAVQQTPPHNVVCIGHHSVSLPFSHGVISNVQDAFATSNKLDQVSLKTDAASSRLDASFEETTVSAHTKFTFPTKTTCIAFVFFFSCISPIDGR, from the exons ATGCTGAATCTCGGCTACGAGCGAAAG GTCATCCACGGCCGCAGACGCCTGATGCGCGATGACCGTGGTCCACCACCTGTCAAACGAAAG AGACAAGAAAGCCCAAGTGACGAGTCCGAAGCATCTGATGCAGTTCAGCAGACGCCACCGCAcaat GTTGTTTGTATCGGACATCACTCGGTCAGCCTGCCTTTCAGCCACGGA GTTATCAGCAATGTTCAAGATGCCTTTGCAACCAGCAACAAACTAGAT CaggtctcattgaaaactgatgCTGCTTCGTCTCGCCTGGACGCTAGCTTTGAAGAAACAACTGTGAGTGCTCATACAAAGTTCACATTTCCAACCAAGACAACCTGCATTGCCttcgtgtttttcttttcctgtatTTCTCCGATAGATGGCCGCTGA
- the LOC144094326 gene encoding uncharacterized protein LOC144094326 isoform X2 produces MLNLGYERKVIHGRRRLMRDDRGPPPVKRKRQESPSDESEASDAVQQTPPHNVVCIGHHSVSLPFSHGVSVTMHALIIPLLLKLNCSHLLHFLLQVISNVQDAFATSNKLDVSLKTDAASSRLDASFEETTMAADQQNSSLSWEETEMKVIYKKMDPQNKIQDCLLFQVEKKDNSTQWELEEPVQDHTYADTKDSSNTPLTIRSIHFQYLTPQDVHFYTGIPFDAFNKLILLLRANGTKVGGILSLEQQLLLTLMRLRLGLLCGDLARRFGISIATVSTIFSSMMSTLAKVMEDIVVWLPQ; encoded by the exons ATGCTGAATCTCGGCTACGAGCGAAAG GTCATCCACGGCCGCAGACGCCTGATGCGCGATGACCGTGGTCCACCACCTGTCAAACGAAAG AGACAAGAAAGCCCAAGTGACGAGTCCGAAGCATCTGATGCAGTTCAGCAGACGCCACCGCAcaat GTTGTTTGTATCGGACATCACTCGGTCAGCCTGCCTTTCAGCCACGGAGTGAGTGTAACTATGCATGCTCTCATCATTCCTTTGTTGCTGAAGCTAAATTGCAGCCATCTGTTGCACTTTCTTTTACAGGTTATCAGCAATGTTCAAGATGCCTTTGCAACCAGCAACAAACTAGAT gtctcattgaaaactgatgCTGCTTCGTCTCGCCTGGACGCTAGCTTTGAAGAAACAACT ATGGCCGCTGACCAACAGAACAGCAGTTTGTCATGGGAAGAAACAGAAATGAAGGTAATTTATAAGAAAATGGATCCTCAAAACAAGATACAAGATTGTTTATTATTTCAGGTGGAGAAGAAAGACAACTCTACACAGTGGGAATTGGAGGAACCAGTCCAAGACCACACATATGCAGACACAAAAGACAGTTCAAACACTCCTCTTACAATTAGAAGCATTCATTTTCAGTACTTAACGCCACAAGACGTACACTTCTACACTGGCATCCCGTTTGATGCTTTTAATAAGCTCATTCTTTTACTGAGGGCCAATGGCACAAAAGTAGGGGGAATATTGAGTTTAGAACAACAGCTGTTGCTCACACTTATGAGACTAAGACTTGGGCTCCTCTGTGGGGACCTTGCAAGAAGATTCGGCATTTCAATTGCGACAGTGTCAACAATATTCTCAAGTATGATGTCCACCTTGGCTAAAGTAATGGAAGACATAGTGGTGTGGCTGCCTCAGTAA